Proteins encoded by one window of Synechococcus sp. MVIR-18-1:
- a CDS encoding glycoside hydrolase family 104 protein, which produces MLSSFSKLPRAVLPTFRQASGIGVVSMGLMLGLGHSIHAERSSERIEQAEKLALALQQDVNTDQQASPYSITPERRALLNTIRFAEGTWKDGHDLGYRTLYGGGQFEDLSKHPERVVVKRYVSAAAGAYQFLPTTWQEVSGRLDLPSFSPEHQDQAALHLVKRRGALNEVDQKGLTAEAMNSLAPEWASFPTHSGRSAYGQPVKSHAELASFYSKNLQTLRQGA; this is translated from the coding sequence TTGCTGAGCTCCTTCTCCAAGCTGCCCCGCGCCGTATTACCCACTTTCCGTCAAGCCAGTGGTATCGGTGTTGTCAGCATGGGGCTAATGCTTGGCCTAGGACACAGCATTCATGCTGAACGCTCCAGCGAAAGGATTGAACAAGCAGAAAAGTTGGCATTGGCACTCCAACAAGACGTCAATACCGACCAACAAGCATCTCCTTATTCGATCACTCCTGAACGACGCGCCCTGCTCAACACCATTCGCTTCGCAGAAGGGACTTGGAAGGACGGTCACGACCTTGGGTATCGCACCCTCTACGGAGGTGGCCAGTTTGAAGATCTCTCCAAACATCCAGAAAGGGTTGTCGTGAAGCGTTATGTCAGCGCCGCGGCCGGGGCCTATCAATTTTTGCCCACTACCTGGCAAGAGGTTTCAGGCCGATTAGACCTGCCCAGTTTCTCTCCAGAACATCAAGACCAAGCGGCTCTTCATCTGGTCAAGAGACGCGGAGCTCTCAACGAAGTGGATCAGAAAGGTCTCACGGCTGAAGCCATGAATAGCCTCGCCCCGGAATGGGCTTCTTTTCCCACCCACTCAGGACGAAGTGCTTACGGTCAACCCGTCAAAAGCCATGCTGAGCTAGCAAGTTTTTATTCAAAAAATCTTCAGACGCTTCGTCAAGGCGCCTAG
- a CDS encoding glucokinase — translation MQATTYLAGDLGGTKTLLAIYSDQNGKLKREYVQRYVSAEWTSLDSMLKHFLQSRPDANSTPQTSCFAVAGPVRDRAVELTNLGWSINQESLKKSAGLEEVELVNDFAVLIYGLPHFSDSQQITLQKGSRLASDGTRYQQGPVAILGAGTGLGMARGLPTSTGWIALPSEGGHREFAPRCNDEWALVQWLKRDLSLERISVERVVSGTGLGHVMNWMLQQSDNAMHPLLEKAKAWRYNTPDHPEYHDLPASTCQYAKAGDQLANAAMTLWLSAYGAAAGDLALQELCSGGLWIGGGTAEKNQDGLKSMDFLNAMHQKGRFQPFLEGLTVRAVIDPEAGLFSAACRARELAESSGTLA, via the coding sequence ATGCAGGCAACCACATACCTGGCCGGTGATCTCGGTGGCACCAAAACGCTCTTAGCGATCTACAGCGATCAAAACGGCAAGCTGAAACGAGAGTATGTCCAGCGTTACGTGTCGGCGGAATGGACGTCTCTGGACTCCATGCTCAAGCACTTCCTCCAATCACGACCTGACGCCAACTCCACTCCTCAAACCAGCTGCTTCGCAGTCGCTGGACCGGTTAGAGACCGTGCCGTTGAACTCACCAATTTGGGATGGAGTATCAACCAAGAGTCGCTGAAAAAATCTGCCGGTTTGGAGGAAGTCGAACTCGTGAATGATTTCGCTGTCCTGATCTATGGCTTACCGCATTTCAGCGACAGTCAACAGATCACACTTCAAAAAGGATCGAGATTGGCTTCTGATGGCACCCGGTACCAGCAAGGTCCCGTGGCCATTCTTGGAGCAGGGACGGGCTTGGGAATGGCTCGGGGACTTCCCACCAGCACAGGATGGATTGCACTACCGAGCGAGGGTGGTCATCGAGAGTTCGCTCCACGTTGCAACGACGAATGGGCACTGGTGCAATGGCTCAAGCGCGATCTATCCCTAGAGCGAATCTCCGTGGAGAGGGTTGTCAGCGGAACCGGATTGGGGCACGTCATGAACTGGATGCTGCAGCAGTCAGACAATGCGATGCACCCACTTCTAGAGAAGGCCAAGGCCTGGAGATACAACACACCAGATCATCCTGAGTATCACGATCTCCCTGCTTCCACATGCCAATACGCCAAAGCAGGCGACCAGCTCGCGAACGCTGCGATGACGCTTTGGCTTAGTGCCTATGGAGCAGCAGCAGGTGACCTGGCCTTACAAGAATTGTGTAGTGGGGGACTGTGGATCGGTGGAGGAACAGCCGAAAAAAACCAGGATGGTTTGAAGTCCATGGACTTCTTAAATGCCATGCATCAGAAGGGGCGCTTTCAGCCTTTTTTGGAAGGTTTGACGGTGCGTGCCGTGATCGATCCGGAAGCTGGTCTGTTCAGTGCTGCTTGCAGAGCGCGGGAACTGGCTGAGTCGAGTGGGACACTGGCCTGA
- a CDS encoding NAD(P)H-quinone oxidoreductase subunit 4: protein MDANLPLTAASQAAFPWLSLIVLLPAAMALLMPLLPGDDSQQSPLPRNLAIGVLLVDLVLMLVVFSQHFDPSNSSLQLVERVSWVPSIGLEWSLGADGLSAPLVVLSGLVTLLSVAASWNVQHKTKLYFGLLLVQASAQGLVFLSQDFLLFFLAWELELVPVYLLIAIWGGSNRQYAATKFILYTAVASLLILISGLALALSGDTFTLNLTELAARSPGGTFGLLCYLGFLIGFGVKLPMFPLHTWLPDAHGEANAPVSMLLAGVLLKMGGYALLRFNVQMLPDAHLVLAPALIVLGIVNIIYGALNAFAQDNVKRRIACSSVSHMGFVLLGIGAVDALSLSGAMLQMISHGLIAAAMFFVTGCFYERTKTLSIPNMGGLAKVLPITFAFFLASSLASLALPGMSGFISEITIFLGITSQENFTTLFRVTAVAIAAIGLVLTPMYLLSMCRRVFFGPRIPALAFIDDMRPRELVIGLTLMVPTLVIGIWPRIAMDFYEAATDALASDLGTHSLVALTTLLPAG from the coding sequence ATGGACGCCAATTTGCCGCTGACGGCTGCGTCTCAGGCAGCGTTCCCCTGGCTATCGCTCATCGTTTTACTACCAGCGGCGATGGCTTTGTTGATGCCATTGCTTCCAGGTGATGACTCGCAGCAATCACCGTTGCCGCGAAATCTGGCCATCGGCGTCCTTCTCGTCGATCTCGTGCTGATGCTGGTGGTCTTCAGCCAGCATTTCGACCCGAGTAATAGCAGTCTCCAGCTCGTTGAGAGAGTCAGCTGGGTTCCATCGATTGGATTGGAATGGTCCCTAGGCGCTGATGGCCTGTCAGCACCACTTGTTGTGCTGAGTGGATTGGTCACGCTCTTATCCGTTGCCGCCAGCTGGAACGTCCAACACAAGACCAAGTTGTATTTCGGTCTCTTGCTCGTTCAGGCCTCCGCTCAGGGGCTGGTTTTCCTTTCCCAGGATTTTCTGCTGTTCTTCCTCGCTTGGGAGCTAGAACTCGTGCCTGTTTATCTCCTCATAGCGATCTGGGGTGGAAGCAATCGTCAATATGCAGCCACAAAATTCATCCTCTACACCGCTGTCGCATCCCTCCTGATTTTGATCAGCGGTCTTGCGCTAGCCCTATCCGGAGACACCTTCACACTCAACCTGACTGAACTCGCTGCACGTTCGCCAGGCGGAACCTTTGGGTTGCTCTGTTATCTGGGCTTCTTGATTGGTTTTGGGGTGAAGCTACCGATGTTTCCGCTTCACACTTGGCTCCCAGACGCCCACGGAGAAGCCAATGCGCCTGTGTCGATGTTGCTAGCTGGTGTGCTCTTAAAAATGGGCGGTTATGCCCTTCTGCGTTTCAACGTTCAGATGCTTCCCGATGCGCATCTCGTTCTTGCACCAGCCCTCATCGTTCTTGGCATCGTCAACATCATCTACGGAGCGCTGAACGCTTTTGCTCAAGACAATGTCAAACGGCGTATCGCCTGCAGCTCAGTAAGCCATATGGGCTTTGTGTTGCTTGGAATCGGTGCGGTAGATGCCCTGAGCCTGAGTGGTGCCATGCTCCAAATGATCAGTCATGGACTGATTGCAGCAGCCATGTTCTTCGTAACAGGCTGTTTCTACGAACGCACCAAAACCCTGTCGATTCCAAACATGGGCGGTCTTGCCAAGGTGCTTCCGATCACCTTTGCTTTCTTTCTTGCAAGCTCCCTGGCCTCCCTTGCCCTTCCAGGCATGAGCGGATTCATCAGTGAAATCACGATTTTCCTAGGAATCACAAGTCAGGAAAATTTCACCACCTTGTTCCGCGTTACCGCTGTTGCCATTGCAGCGATTGGACTCGTGCTCACCCCGATGTACCTCCTCTCAATGTGCAGGAGAGTGTTCTTCGGCCCACGAATTCCAGCTTTGGCCTTCATCGATGACATGCGTCCTCGAGAACTCGTGATCGGGCTCACCCTGATGGTTCCAACTTTGGTGATTGGAATTTGGCCTCGTATCGCCATGGATTTCTACGAAGCAGCCACCGATGCTCTCGCCAGTGATCTCGGCACTCATAGCCTGGTAGCCCTCACAACCCTGCTGCCGGCGGGCTGA
- a CDS encoding DUF1824 family protein, with the protein MSDPAITSLADLNRFRSAPQLSSHERKDLKNELIAEMRHFAWFTVGVMAPSSTDAMTCLRDLELAMGWPPMKCEEGTRIESGVFLKANQSTGCIRIRAEAGLGEGFLISGHQAESQQLGPQSGPTWGPLPLDFFHD; encoded by the coding sequence ATGAGCGACCCAGCAATCACGTCTCTTGCGGATCTCAATCGATTTCGTAGTGCTCCTCAGCTGAGTTCACATGAGCGCAAGGATCTCAAAAACGAGCTCATCGCTGAGATGCGTCACTTTGCCTGGTTCACTGTTGGCGTTATGGCTCCCTCGTCCACTGACGCCATGACATGCCTCCGCGACCTTGAGCTGGCGATGGGTTGGCCTCCCATGAAGTGCGAGGAGGGAACACGCATTGAGAGCGGGGTTTTCCTAAAAGCCAACCAATCCACCGGTTGCATTCGCATCCGAGCAGAGGCGGGGCTGGGTGAAGGCTTCTTAATCAGCGGCCATCAAGCTGAGTCTCAACAATTGGGCCCACAGTCAGGCCCCACATGGGGACCCCTGCCTCTCGACTTTTTTCATGACTGA
- the trpS gene encoding tryptophan--tRNA ligase encodes MGRPRVLSGVQPTGALHLGNWLGAIRNWVDLQHDNDTFFCVVDLHAVTVPHQPNRLAEDTLSTAALYLACGLDPDQSTVFVQSHVKAHSELCWLLNCVTPLNWLERMIQFKEKAVKQGDNVSVGLLDYPVLMAADILLYDADLVPVGEDQKQHLELARDIAQQRINARFGSEDQPLLQVPKPLIMREGARVMSLMDGRSKMSKSDPNDNSRITLLDPPALITKKIKRAKTDPQMGLEFSNPDRPETDNLLGLYALLSGKGRTAVAEECAAMGWGTFKPLLAEAAVSALEPIQSRYSELMDDRAELENVLQQGRIRAEGVATATVDRVRKAMGFLTA; translated from the coding sequence ATGGGGCGGCCGAGGGTTCTCTCCGGCGTTCAACCAACAGGTGCTCTTCATTTGGGCAACTGGTTGGGCGCCATTCGCAATTGGGTGGATCTGCAGCACGACAACGACACATTCTTTTGTGTCGTTGATCTGCATGCCGTCACCGTTCCACACCAACCAAATCGTTTAGCGGAGGACACCCTCAGCACGGCAGCCCTTTATCTGGCTTGCGGTCTCGACCCTGATCAATCCACCGTTTTTGTCCAAAGTCACGTCAAAGCTCACAGCGAGCTGTGCTGGCTCCTGAACTGCGTCACTCCCTTGAACTGGCTGGAGCGCATGATTCAGTTCAAAGAAAAAGCCGTCAAGCAAGGCGACAACGTCTCAGTAGGCCTTCTTGACTATCCAGTTCTGATGGCCGCAGACATCCTTCTCTATGACGCAGACCTTGTGCCTGTTGGGGAAGATCAGAAACAACATCTGGAATTAGCGCGCGACATCGCCCAACAACGCATCAACGCTCGCTTCGGCTCAGAGGATCAACCGCTCCTGCAAGTTCCCAAGCCATTGATCATGCGCGAAGGGGCGAGGGTGATGAGCCTGATGGATGGCCGCAGCAAAATGAGCAAAAGCGATCCGAACGACAACAGTCGGATCACGCTTCTTGACCCACCTGCACTGATCACGAAGAAGATCAAGCGGGCCAAAACAGACCCTCAAATGGGTCTTGAATTCAGCAACCCGGATCGACCGGAAACCGACAACCTCCTCGGCCTTTATGCGCTGCTGAGCGGCAAGGGCCGAACAGCCGTTGCTGAAGAATGCGCAGCGATGGGCTGGGGAACCTTCAAGCCTCTGCTGGCAGAGGCCGCCGTGAGCGCCTTAGAGCCGATTCAAAGCAGATATAGCGAGCTCATGGATGATCGGGCCGAATTAGAGAACGTGCTGCAACAAGGCCGTATCCGGGCTGAAGGCGTGGCAACAGCCACCGTGGATCGCGTACGCAAGGCCATGGGCTTTCTGACGGCCTAA
- the thrB gene encoding homoserine kinase, translating to MAQPRIGQTVVVDVPATTANIGPGFDCLGAALDLNNRFTMRRIDGDGERFELIIEGQEGSHLRGGPDNLVYRAAQRVWKAAGQEPVAIEARVRLAVPPARGLGSSATAIVAGLVGANALVGEPLSREKLLELAIDIEGHPDNVVPSLLGGLCMTAKAASQRWRVVRCEWMHSIKAVVAIPAMRLSTSEARRAMPKSVPIGDAVVNLGALTLLLQGLRTGNGDLISDGMHDRLHEPYRWRLIKGGQDVKEAALAAGAWGCAISGAGPSILALCAEERGPAVSNAMVKAWEAAGVASRAPLLNLQTTGSHWHPKDAE from the coding sequence ATGGCGCAGCCGCGTATCGGCCAAACAGTGGTGGTGGATGTTCCCGCTACCACCGCCAACATTGGACCAGGATTCGACTGTCTAGGCGCTGCTCTGGATCTCAATAACCGTTTCACCATGCGTCGAATCGATGGCGATGGAGAGCGATTTGAATTGATCATCGAGGGGCAGGAGGGGTCTCATTTACGGGGAGGGCCAGACAACCTCGTCTATCGAGCCGCGCAGCGGGTCTGGAAAGCAGCAGGCCAAGAGCCCGTAGCGATCGAGGCTCGAGTGCGTTTAGCCGTTCCTCCAGCCAGGGGGCTAGGCAGCAGCGCCACAGCCATCGTGGCGGGGCTTGTCGGTGCCAATGCCTTGGTGGGAGAGCCACTCAGTCGAGAAAAACTGTTGGAGCTCGCGATCGATATCGAAGGACACCCAGACAATGTTGTGCCTTCGCTACTGGGGGGGCTTTGCATGACAGCAAAGGCTGCGTCGCAACGCTGGCGAGTGGTGCGTTGCGAATGGATGCACAGCATCAAGGCAGTCGTTGCGATCCCAGCCATGCGTCTCAGCACCAGCGAAGCGAGGCGGGCCATGCCCAAATCGGTTCCCATTGGTGACGCAGTGGTCAACCTCGGTGCCCTCACCCTGCTGCTGCAAGGCCTGAGGACCGGAAACGGCGATTTGATCTCAGATGGAATGCATGACCGCTTACACGAGCCCTATCGCTGGAGACTGATCAAAGGTGGACAGGACGTCAAAGAGGCTGCTCTAGCGGCTGGAGCCTGGGGGTGTGCCATCAGTGGAGCGGGGCCAAGCATTTTGGCGTTATGCGCAGAAGAACGAGGGCCAGCAGTGAGTAATGCCATGGTGAAGGCTTGGGAAGCGGCTGGCGTCGCTAGTCGCGCTCCACTGCTTAACCTTCAGACGACAGGGAGCCACTGGCACCCCAAAGACGCTGAGTAG
- the thrS gene encoding threonine--tRNA ligase, with amino-acid sequence MAGPEQETVSSVAATTPAPTAPVVLPKTSDSETLLKIRHSMSHVMAMAVQKLFPKAQVTIGPWTESGFYYDFDNPEPFTEADLKAIKKEMGKIIGRKLPLERIEVSRDEAERRIKAQNEPYKLEILERLVEPITLYTLGEQWWDLCAGPHVANTSELNPKAFELESVAGAYWRGDETKAQLQRIYGTAWETADQLSEHRRRKEEALRRDHRRLGKDLDLFSIEDEAGAGLVFWHPRGARMRLLIEDFWRQAHFEGDYELLYTPHVADISLWKTSGHLDFYAESMFGPMEVDERQYQLKPMNCPFHVLTYASKLRSYRELPIRWAELGTVYRYERPGVMHGLMRVRGFTQDDAHVFCLPEQISDEILRILNLTERILSTFDFSNYEINLSTKPDKAIGEDAVWDLATKGLIEALERKGWNYKIDEGGGAFYGPKIDLKIEDAIGRMWQCSTIQLDFNLPERFELDYIAADGSKQRPIMIHRAIFGSLERFFGIMTENYAGDFPFWLAPEQIRLLPVTDDVLGYAEELQNQLKAAGIRASIDRSGDRLGKLIRTGEQMKIPVLAVIGAKEAEQGAASLRSRRDGDLGVITRELLVTTAQSANQERLASLCFADSGSIGV; translated from the coding sequence ATGGCGGGCCCTGAACAGGAAACGGTGAGCAGCGTCGCAGCAACCACCCCAGCCCCTACCGCGCCTGTGGTTCTGCCCAAGACCAGCGATAGCGAGACCCTGCTGAAGATTCGCCACTCGATGAGCCACGTGATGGCCATGGCAGTTCAGAAGCTATTTCCTAAGGCCCAAGTGACCATTGGTCCCTGGACTGAATCAGGGTTTTATTACGACTTCGACAATCCGGAACCCTTCACGGAAGCCGATCTCAAGGCAATCAAGAAGGAGATGGGGAAAATTATTGGCCGCAAGCTCCCGTTGGAGCGGATTGAAGTCAGTCGTGACGAAGCAGAACGTCGAATCAAGGCTCAAAACGAACCCTACAAACTGGAAATTCTCGAAAGACTGGTTGAGCCAATCACGCTCTACACCCTGGGTGAGCAGTGGTGGGATCTCTGTGCTGGACCGCATGTGGCCAACACGAGCGAACTCAATCCAAAAGCGTTTGAGCTCGAAAGTGTGGCTGGTGCTTACTGGCGTGGCGACGAAACAAAAGCTCAGCTGCAGCGCATTTACGGGACTGCCTGGGAGACCGCCGATCAACTGTCAGAGCACAGACGCCGCAAAGAAGAAGCACTGCGTCGTGATCATCGCCGCCTCGGCAAAGACCTCGATCTGTTCTCCATCGAAGACGAAGCTGGAGCCGGGCTTGTGTTCTGGCATCCCCGGGGCGCACGCATGCGTCTTCTGATTGAAGATTTCTGGAGGCAAGCGCACTTCGAAGGGGATTACGAGCTCCTCTACACACCACACGTTGCGGATATCAGCCTCTGGAAGACCTCAGGACACTTGGACTTCTATGCAGAGAGCATGTTTGGCCCCATGGAGGTGGATGAGAGGCAATATCAGCTCAAGCCAATGAACTGTCCGTTCCACGTTCTGACCTACGCCAGCAAACTTCGTAGCTACAGAGAACTCCCCATCAGATGGGCAGAGCTAGGGACCGTTTACCGCTACGAGCGACCCGGGGTAATGCATGGGCTGATGAGAGTCCGTGGCTTCACGCAAGACGATGCCCACGTGTTTTGTCTACCCGAACAGATCAGTGATGAGATCTTGCGAATCCTGAATCTCACAGAACGGATCCTGTCAACATTCGATTTCAGCAACTATGAGATCAACCTTTCAACAAAACCAGACAAAGCCATCGGAGAAGACGCTGTCTGGGATCTCGCCACCAAAGGCCTAATCGAAGCCTTAGAGCGCAAGGGCTGGAACTACAAAATTGATGAGGGTGGGGGAGCGTTTTACGGACCCAAGATCGACTTGAAAATCGAGGATGCGATTGGTCGGATGTGGCAGTGCTCAACCATCCAGCTTGATTTCAACTTGCCTGAGCGCTTCGAACTGGACTACATCGCAGCGGATGGCAGCAAACAGCGCCCAATCATGATTCACCGGGCCATTTTTGGGTCACTGGAACGATTTTTCGGAATCATGACCGAAAACTACGCGGGAGATTTTCCGTTTTGGCTCGCGCCTGAACAGATCCGGCTGCTTCCAGTAACTGATGACGTTTTGGGATACGCGGAAGAGCTTCAAAACCAGCTCAAAGCAGCTGGTATTCGCGCCAGCATTGATCGCAGCGGAGATCGACTTGGCAAGTTGATTCGCACGGGAGAACAAATGAAAATCCCAGTGCTTGCTGTGATTGGAGCCAAAGAAGCTGAACAGGGCGCCGCGAGTCTGCGCAGCCGCCGCGATGGGGACCTTGGCGTGATTACGAGGGAACTACTGGTCACGACAGCACAATCGGCCAACCAAGAACGGCTCGCATCACTTTGTTTTGCAGACAGTGGGAGTATCGGGGTATGA
- a CDS encoding cation diffusion facilitator family transporter encodes MARDRRHEVKRVLMVALTINVAMTLLKMVVGLASGSLAVVADAMHSATDALSSLTGLITNGLSDPKPDRDHPYGHHKYEGIGALAVAGFIFFTAIEILITSSERLTEGLPELRINATELLLLLLVLVFNLLLAGYERREGRRLNSPLLLADAHHTTSDIWTTVIVLVGLTGAWLLKISWLDVALAMPLAVLLIRVCWQVLRDNLPWLVDHIAIAPEAINEQALGVPGVLNCHDIASRGILGQQVFIDMHMVVDVDDLIAAHQITERVEERLESRFGPVRCTIHLEPRDYAEQVITFRGTHG; translated from the coding sequence ATGGCCCGCGATCGTCGCCATGAGGTCAAACGGGTCCTAATGGTGGCCCTCACCATCAACGTGGCCATGACGTTGCTGAAGATGGTGGTGGGACTAGCCAGTGGATCACTGGCTGTGGTTGCTGATGCAATGCACAGCGCAACCGATGCTCTCTCAAGCTTGACGGGACTGATCACCAATGGGCTCTCGGATCCCAAACCAGACCGAGATCATCCCTACGGCCATCACAAATACGAAGGAATTGGGGCTCTGGCGGTTGCTGGCTTCATCTTTTTCACAGCAATCGAAATCCTGATCACCTCAAGTGAACGCCTTACCGAGGGATTGCCTGAACTACGGATTAACGCAACGGAGCTGTTGCTGCTGCTTCTAGTGCTCGTCTTCAATCTTCTGCTCGCCGGCTACGAGCGACGAGAGGGGCGCCGATTAAACAGTCCACTGCTCCTAGCCGATGCCCATCACACCACGAGTGACATCTGGACCACCGTGATTGTCCTGGTGGGGCTGACAGGGGCCTGGCTGCTCAAGATCAGCTGGCTTGACGTCGCGCTCGCCATGCCCCTTGCCGTGCTTCTGATTCGTGTCTGCTGGCAGGTTTTGCGCGACAACCTGCCCTGGCTTGTGGATCACATTGCGATTGCCCCTGAAGCCATCAACGAACAGGCGTTGGGTGTACCTGGAGTCCTCAATTGCCATGACATCGCCAGCAGAGGGATCCTGGGCCAACAGGTCTTCATTGATATGCACATGGTGGTGGATGTCGATGACCTGATTGCAGCGCATCAGATCACTGAACGCGTTGAAGAGCGCCTTGAATCCCGGTTCGGCCCCGTTCGCTGCACCATTCACCTCGAGCCAAGAGACTATGCAGAACAAGTGATCACCTTCCGTGGAACCCACGGTTAA
- a CDS encoding DUF2605 family protein codes for MNQEANALLESLLDSLLNDFNHWFKRGQELLAACPDSVLTPDDREAMGVRIDEGLKAIAATRALVSATPAAMAISMEAMTPWHQLVIEIWGLAARVSEANAKKSL; via the coding sequence ATGAATCAAGAGGCAAACGCTCTGCTCGAGTCGTTGTTGGACTCGTTGCTCAATGACTTCAACCACTGGTTCAAGCGTGGTCAGGAGCTTTTGGCGGCCTGTCCAGATTCAGTCTTGACTCCGGATGATCGTGAGGCGATGGGAGTTCGGATTGACGAGGGCCTTAAGGCGATTGCTGCCACAAGAGCCCTGGTCAGTGCCACCCCTGCGGCAATGGCTATCTCAATGGAGGCGATGACGCCGTGGCACCAACTTGTGATCGAGATCTGGGGTCTCGCAGCTCGTGTGTCGGAGGCGAATGCGAAAAAGTCGCTCTAG